ACCGCTCGGCCGCCTATCACGACTTTATCGGCTTTAAGGTCAGTAAGGAAGCACTGGAGCGCGCTTTTGCCCGCACCTATGGCCTGGAACTGAAGCAGATTATTTTCAACGTTGACCTGGCGCTGGGCTCTTATCGCTTTGCCGTGCGCAACTTAATTCCGCTGGCTAGCCGCGCAGCCTGGCGGGCCAATCGCCACCAGCTACGCAAAGTGAACAGTCGTATTCGCCGCCGCGATTACGTCTATAAACAGGGCAAGGATGAGTTTGAAAAGGAATATGGTACCGTTTATGAGCATCCCAAGCTTGGCGCGCGCATTGTGGCGGGCATTATTGACATTCTGCCCAAAGTAGGCAAGCTAAAGAGCCTGAAGTTTATCGCTCCCTCGCCCGAAGCTCAGGCCCTGTTTCGGGCTAGCTTCCAGCAGACGATGAAAACGCTGTGCACGTTTACGAATGAGCAGATGGCCGTTACCAAGCCCGCCCCCGACCTGCTCAACACTGACTTCGACACCGGCCATCCCACTAAAATCGGGGAGTATAGCCTGGCCGACCGCACGTATGGCGAATGGGTGCGCGAACTGGCCAAGAACGACTTCAAGGAAATATCTGTGCCCATGCGCCAGAATATCCTGGCCTTTTTTGCCGACACCTCCCGCAATCCGGTCGATGTGGAAGAGAAAGAAAAAGACAACCGGGCCAAGACCGAAGAGGCCCTGGCCCGGCTGCGGGCCCTCAAGCTGTAAGACTGGCTAGCGGTGGTTACTCATCACCTCGGTTGCTGGGTAGGCCGGGCGGGGGCGTGCCCTGGCTGCCGCGCAGCGTGGGGATGCCCATCTTTTCCTCGCGCTTCTGCTGGTAGCGCGCGAACTGAACGGGCGTGAGCACATCCTTCAGCTGGTCGAGCCTGGCTAGGCTCACATCGTCGATGTAGCTTTTCAGCTTGGCAGGATTATCATGGTAGCGCTGCCGGGCCGTTTCCACGTTGCGCACCGACGTTAGGTTGATTGCCCGCACTTTCTCCGTCTGGGCCGGCGTCAGAGCCAGGGCTTGGCTCATGTTGGTCGTCAGGGCCTCAGCGCGGGCCGAAGTGCTGGCCGAAGCCGGCGTGGCAGGTGTTTTGGGAGCGTGGGGCGTAACGGAAGCAGTAGTCTGACCCATTGCCGAAAGTGCCACACCAGTGCTCAGTAGGAGCCCGCAGAAAATTTTAGAAAGCATGAGGCAGAAAGAAAAAACGGTAAAAGCTGAGGTAATCCCCGTAACGGTGTACTGCCCAACATAGATACAATGTGTGTTGGTGCGCTGAGGGGTGTAAAAAAAAGGAGCCACTGTGCCTAACAGTGGCTCCTTCGCACTAAACCGAGGAACAAACTATTTGTGTTACTTGACTACTGCCGTACCGCCTACCACGGCACCGCTTGCGTCCGTGTTGACCGATAGGGTAATGGTGTAGGTGCCAGCGGTAGCAATGCTAAGGTTAGGGCCATTGGTAGTGAGAGCAGCCCCCTTACTCAAATCGCCGTTGCCGCCGAGGTTTACACTCCAGTCGTTATTAGCCCGAAACTTAAATTCTCCGGCGTTCAGCGCAGAGCGCAGCGTAAACGTCTGAGTGTAGCAGTCATACGTTAGGGCCCGGTCGCTCGACCAGCCATCGCCGGCCGGACCAATCAGGCTCCAGCTGCCACCAAAGGTGTTGGCAACGCAGAGCGGCGTGGGGGTGCCCGTGATGGTTACGACCGGCGAGGCCTGCTGCGGGGCACTGGCGTTGCCTACCGTTGCCACCACGCGAGCATCCACCTGGGAAGTGGAGTTATAGGTATAGCCTAGGTTGGTAAATACTTTTACGAGCTGCGCCGTAGTGAGCGTGATGGCCCCAGCGGCGGTCCCGCCAGGATAAGAAACGGGGCTGCTGAAATTACCACCCTTTTTATCAAACTGCAGCGTGTAGGTCGTAGCCGACTGGTACCCAAAATTAGCAGCCGTGTACGTGAAAGTAGCTGCCGTTGCGTTGCTGTTCGTCGTCGTCAGCGCAAGGTTAGGGGTTGTAGTTGAGGCCGTAAGGGCCGGAGCAGCCGTGGGCTTAATAACTACCTGCGACTCATCCTTTTTACAGGAGGTGAGGTTAGCCGCTGCCAGCAGAAGCACGCCGGCAGTCAGGCGAGTAAACCAACTAGTCATAAACTTTAAAAGCAAGGGGGTGAGAAATAGAAGAGTTCTGTGCAAGCGCAACTTCAGGCCCCGAACATGCCGCCTGAGCGAAGAAATTCGGGACCTGAGAAAGCGTCCTTAATACCCAGGATTCTGCGGCAGATTGGAGTTGGCTACGCGGTCGGTATTCGGAATGGGAAACAGCGAGCGGAACGACTCTACGTCCTTACCAGCTTTTACCCCACCCTTATAAGCCCAGTTGTAGCCGGTAGTATACACGCCAAAGCGAATGAGGTCGGTGCGGCGGTGGCCTTCCCAGAACAGCTCGCGGGCGCGCTCATCAAGGATTGAGTTGAGCGTAAAGGCTCCGGTTGTGGTTGGGGCTGCCCCTGCCCGGGCCCGAATGGCATTGACGTAGGCTAGGGCTTGCGTAGCCGAGCCGCCCGTGCCGCCACGCAGTACAGCCTCCGCATACATCAGCATTACGTCGGCCAGCCGGAACATCGGGAAGTCGGTATCCGGGAAGGTAAGGTTCGAGCCCGGCGTGCCGGTCGAAGTAACGTTCCGGTACTTCGAAATCAGCACGCCGCTGGTGAACTGCCCCAGCGTATCAACGTTGGGGTTCTGGCCCTTGAAGACAAACATCTGCGAGCGGACGTCGGTCGGATTATTAGTCGTAGTCGAGCCAAACAGCGCCGTAATGCTAGGCTTAGTGCGCAGGCCCGACCAGCCGCCATCAATACCAACCGAAGAGGCCGTAATGGCCCGGCCGGTAGGCGCGTGCACGAGGTAGGTCATGCCCCCGTAAGTCTGGGTGCGGGTGCCATCAAACGTAATAGGGAAAATAATCTCGTTACGCGCCGTCGAGGTGTTATTGTCAGCCAAAAACAGGTTGGCGTAGCTCGGACTCAGGCTGTAGCCCGCGCCGAGCACCTTATTGGCGTAGGTAATTGCGTCGGTCGAGCGGTCAGCACCCGTGTAGGTCTTGGCATTCAGGTAAAGCTTGGTAAGCAGCGTCCAGAGTACGCCTTTATCAGCGCGGGCATACACGGCGCGCGGGTCGAGAAGCGCGCCGCTGGAAGTATCGAGGCCATCGAGTGCTTTAAGCTCCGATTCTACGTAAGTAAACATATCCGCGCCCTTTTTATACTGCGGCGTAGTGCCGATAGCATCGGCTTCGGTAGCAAAAGGCCCACCACCAAACAAGTCGATAGCGTGCCAGTAGCAAAGCGCGCGCAGTAAGCGGGCCTCCGAGCGGTAGGTACGCACGGTGTTGGCAGTAGCACCCGTGATGCCGCGCGACGACAAGTTAGCGTCCGAGGTCTGCCGGATGAACTCGTTGCAGAGGGATATTTCGTAGAAGACGCGGTCGTAAGTAGCCCGGACAAACTCGTTGTCAGCATTCCACTGCAAAGTATTCAGGCTGGGTAGGTTGCCATCGTTCCAGCCAATTACGGCCTCATCGGTGGTTACTTCCTGAATCTGCCAGTACTGGCGCAGATAGTTTGAAAAACCTTCATCAATGCCAGAAATATCAGGGTTGCCAGCGGGGCCCTGTTGCCCACTCACGGCAAACGTAGCGTAGAGTCGGGCCAGCACTTGCAGAATCTGGGCTGGGTCGCTGTACACGACGTTGGAGGTGGCCGAGTAGGTCGGTACCTGATTCAGGTCTTTCGTGCACGACGAAGACAACCCTGACAAGCCGGCCGCCAGCGATAATATCCCCAGGGTGCGGGTTAGGTTACGTTGCATAAGGAAATGGGTGGGAAAAATTAAATGCCGAGGTTGAGGCCGACCGTGAACGTGCGCGGACGGGGATAAATCGTGTTGTCGATGCCACCAATTATCTCCGGGTCAAGCCCTTTGTAGTTGGTAATCAAGAACAAATTCTGCGCGGCGAACGACAGATTCAAACTGGTGCCCTTCTTAATAAGTTCGCCAAAATTGTACCCTAGCGTCAGGTTCTGCAGCCGCAGGAAAGAGCCGTTTTCGACGAAGTAATCCGAAAAGTACTGAGCCGTGGTAAAGCGCGAGGCCAGGAATTCCTGGTTCTTATTACTTACGAAGCCCGCCGAGTTTTGGTCGTAGTAGCTGCTCGAACGCAAGTTGTTATATACGTAGTTGCCCAGGTTGGCCCGGAGCGTGAAAGCCAGGTTGAAGCCACGGTAGCTGGCGTTGGCCCCGCCGCCCAGAATCCACTGCGGGCGTGCCGACTTGTAGATATAGCGGTCCGAGCTGTTGATGACGCCGTTGCCATCGCGGTCTACGTAGACCCCTTCCAGCGGCTGGCCATTCTGGTCGTATACCTGCTGGTTGACGTAGAACGAGTTGGCCGGGTAGCCCACGCGGTTAATCTGAATCGTGTTGCCCACGCCGCCGCCAATACCACCCGTCAGCTGGTCGCCGCCGTTGCCATTAACTGAGAGCTGCGTAATCTCGTTGTGGTTGTAAGTGGCGTTAGCATTCACCGTGATGTTGAGCTTATCACCTTTCACCAGGTCCAGGTTGGTAATCAATTCAACGCCACGGTTGGTGAGCGAGCCCACGTTTGCGTTGCCAGCGTTAGAAAGCGTCGCTAGGTCAGGGAAATTCACGTAGTTGAGCAGGTTCTTGGTATCGCGGCGATACACGTCAACCGAGCCGTAGAAGCGCCCATCGAAGAAGCCATAGTCAAGGCCTGCGTTATAAGTCGTAGTCGTTTCCCAGGTAATGTTCGGGTTGTACTGGTCCGAGCGCAGGGTGCGGTAGAAAGTATTGCCAAACTGATACTGCGCCGCCAGGTTGCTGAGCGTAAGCGAAGCCAGGAAGGGGTAGTAACTAGGGCCCAGGTCTTGCTGGCCCGTTTGCCCGTAGCCGAAGCGGAGCTTCAGGTCCGAAACAGCCGTGTTATCCTTCAGGAAATTCTCGCCTTTAATACGCCAGGCGAAAGCCCCTGAGGGGAAGTAGCCCGTGCGCTTGCCTTCGGCAAAGCGGGAAGTGTTATCGGCACGAAGTGTACCCGTAAAGAGATACTTGTCGGCGATGTTGTAGTTAGCCCGCCCGTAGACGCTAAGCAGGACGTTGGTATTGAGGAAGGTATTATCACCCGAATAAGACAGCGAGGCGGGCTGGTACTCAATCCCATTGGCCAGGTAGTCGCCGAAAGCGTAGGAGCGATTCTGGAATTTCTGGTAAGAATAGCCCGCCAGCAGGTCGAGGCGGCCAGGCCCTACCGTGTTCTCATACTTGAGATAGGCTTCCAGAATGGTGTTGTTCAGGTCCTGTGCATACTGGTTGTTAACCCCGCCGCGATACGTGGTGCCGTTGACCATGATGGAGCGGTTGTAGTTAGACGCCGCGCTGGCTGGAATTAACGTGTTGCCGCGCCCGCGCTGAATGTCGTAGCCAACGTTCAGGTTGGCGCTCAAGCCTTTAATATAAGGCAGCTTATAATTGATTTGCACATTGCCAATGCTGCGGCGTACCGTGCTGATGTTACGGTTCTGATTAACCAAGCCAACCGGGTTGCGGGTAGCGAGGGGCAATATTGCGCCGCTGGCATCCGTCGACTCATAATAGCCGCCAAAGGGCGAATTTGCTGCGTAGATAGGCTGCGTAGGGTCGAAATTGACGGCGGCTCCCACGGCGCTCTGGTCCGAGAAGTTATTATCAATCCACGAGCCCTTCAGGTTAAGGTCGATACGCAGGTTACCGTCAAGCAATACCGGCGACAGGTTCAGGGCGCCGCTGTAGCGCTTCAGGTCATTGCGCTTGAGGATGCCCTCCTGGTAGAGATAGCCCGTCGATATGCGGTAGGGCAGAAAGCCTGCCGCCCCGCTTAAGCTCACATTATTGTCAGCAGTGTAGGCGGTGCGGTAGATTTCACGCTGCCAATCGGTGCTAGCTGAACCCAGCACAGCTTGCTGGTTACCGGTGCCATATTGCTTTACTACCGAGCGGAATTGGTCGGCCGTGAGCACTGGCACGTACTTAGCCGGGGCGGCCAGCGACTGCTGGGTCGAGACGGCTACGTGCATCTGGTCGCCCTGCACGCCTTTCTTGGTAGTCACCAGGATAACGCCATTCGAGGCACGCACCCCGTAGATAGCGGTCGAAGAAGCATCTTTCAGTACGGTAATACTCTCAATATCATTAGGGTTGATTAGCGACAAGGGATTAGAAGCACCAGCTAGGCCGGTATTATCAACCGGCACACCATCGATGACAATAAGCGGCGCGTTGGAGGCCGACAGCGACGAGCCCCCGCGAATCAGAATCTGGGTGCTGGCACCCGGCGCACCACCACCAGTGGTAATCTGCACACCAGCCACTTTACCCTGTATCAGTTGCTCAGGGTTAGTCACTTGGCCTTTTACAAACTGCTTTTCTGAAATCTGCTCTACCGCGCCCGTCAGGTCCTGGCGGCGCTGCGTGCCGTAGCCGATTACTACGGCCTCGCCGAGAGCTGTAGCATTTTCAGCCAGGCTTTGGGCAGCTACGTTCGTAGTCTGGCCGGCCCGCACCGTCACGGGTACGCGGCTGGTAGCATAGCCCACAAAGGAGATAACCAGCGTGTGGCCACCAGCCGGCACGCCCGAAATAGTATAAGTACCGTCGGCATTAGTAGAACCACCAACGTTAGTGCCTTCAACAAGCACCGTCACGCCGGGTAGGCCGCCATTTTTGGCATCGGTTACGCGGCCGCTTACTGTGCCGGTACCCGCCTGGGCCCAAGCGCCTAGCGAAGTAGTCAGGCCTAGTACTAACAGAAGGAGAAACCGTAGTTTCACCAAGTAGGGTTGTTTCATAAACTTGAAACTGGGGTGGGGAAAAGTGAAATAGAAATAACGGAGAGAAAGGCTTTTTGCCAGCTAATACAACTATCAAAAAGGACAGTGTTGAGGAAGGAAGCTAGCCTAAACAAAAGAGAAGAAAAAGGGTGTGCAAGCCCTGCAATCGATTGCGGATTGAGTATGGCAGAATGTTAAAAAATTGTTAGAATTCATGGCAAGATAAGCCAGTAGCCAAGCAGAAACCAACTAAAAACCCCTGGCTAGCACGTGTGCACAAACCGGGTTTTTTACGAAGGCAAAGATGCAGGACTTTCTTCGGGACCAGATATTTTTTATAAGTTAATAAATTTTAATAATCTAATAATTTAAAATAATAAAATTTACATTGTTTTAAGTGTTTTTTAATAAAATGAAAATTAGTAAGTTGCTACATGAATTGCTTAGGTAAACAGTTGGAAGAATGAGCTGTGGATTGGCTAGAATGGCGAAGCAGGTGAGGACTATTTAATTTGTTCAGAACTTATCCGGCCAAGAATAAAGCTCGGAAAGATGCCCGCTCCAATTGCCAATTTGTGCTAGCTAACCGATAATTAACCAGGCAAAACTTGCCAAGCGGCCGTCATTACTAACAACAGTTAGCTTTTGCGTTTTAAAACGACGCAGAAATCAGCGAGCCCCAACGCTCGGTCACTAATACAACGAAGATTTGCCAGCTACGAAGCGCTCTCCGTACTTTTGGCTGATTTCGCCTGCTTTCATGAAACCATTCCAGTATTCTTTAGCGCTGAGTTTGTTGCTGCTGCTCCTGGCAGCCAGTGCCCGCGCCCAAACCCGGCGGCCGACCCCTGGCCGGCCCGTGCCTGGCAAAACGACCACAAAAGGTCGTTCTGGAACCAAGGCGCCGCCGCCACCGCCGGCACCTATTGAAGCCGCCAAGCGCGTTGAAACCTCGACCGAGGATGATAAGCCGCCGCTCGTTATCAATAGGATAAAGCTCAAAGACCCCGTACTGGTATTTTATCAGCAGGCCGGCCCCACCAATGCCGTGCAGCAATTGCTGATGGACGAAAAAAGCCTGGCACTGTTGAAAACTACGCCGCTGGAAGAGTTGGTAGCCCGCCGCGAAGTATTTATCGATGGGCTCGGCAACTACGACCCTCCCAAGGGTACGGCCGATGCGCAGAAATACCGCCTGGCCGGCGTGAGCCTGCTGGCCAACAGCGAAAGGCGCAAAACGGCCCCCGATGGCCGCAGTACCTACGCCCGCCTGAAAGTGCCTAGCCCCGGCGATTTGTATGTGGTGCGCGAATCGGCCGAGGAATACCGCCACTTTGTGAGCGGTCCTCAGAAAAAAGGCTCGCGTATCGACTTTAGTGTCAATGGGTTGCCCGGAGTCGATTCGGTGCGGGCCGTGTATACGCTGCGCAAAATAGACTCGTCGGAGCGCGGCACGGGCGGCGATATCATTCGCTAGCCCAGCCGTGAACTTCCTGAAAATTTCTGGGTCAGCTCATTATTCTAAAAAATCTGGTTTGTAGCCAGCAGGCCAAATGAGCAAGTTTGCTAAAGCTGCGCTACCCTTATTGGGCGCATTCCTGCTGGTGCCGGCCTTGGCCCAGACGACGCTGCGCCTCACGGCGGTGCCCGCTGCCACGCCGGCTGACCAGCCTATCTACGTGTCGGGCACATTTACTAACTGGGACCCCAGTGCCGCCGGCTTCGCCCTGGCCCGCCAAGCCGACGGTAGCTACCAGCTCACTTTGCCGGCCACGGTAAGCGGCGCGCAGGAGTTTAAATTTACGCGCGGCTCCTGGGCCACTAGCGAAGCCGATGCAAGCTTCCAAGCAGTTGCTAATCGCCGCGCCGAGTTTGGGGCTAGCCCCGCCACGCTCACGTTTCAGGTTGCCAGCTGGCAGGACCAGCGCCCCGGCGGTACGGCCCCGGCTGGCCCCAAGCCGCATACGCTGGCGTCCAACGTGCATATTCTCACCGACTCATTCCGGCTGCCGCAGCTGGGCGGGCGGGCGCGGCGGGTGTGGCTCTATCTGCCGCCCGGCTACGCTGCCGCGCGGCGCAAGCGCTACCCCGTGCTGTATCTACAGGATGGGCAGAATGTGTTTGACGAGGCTACGTCCTTTTCGGGCGAGTGGGGCGTCGATGAAACGCTAAACCAGCTGGCGGCG
The genomic region above belongs to Hymenobacter sp. BRD128 and contains:
- a CDS encoding alpha/beta hydrolase; this encodes MSKFAKAALPLLGAFLLVPALAQTTLRLTAVPAATPADQPIYVSGTFTNWDPSAAGFALARQADGSYQLTLPATVSGAQEFKFTRGSWATSEADASFQAVANRRAEFGASPATLTFQVASWQDQRPGGTAPAGPKPHTLASNVHILTDSFRLPQLGGRARRVWLYLPPGYAAARRKRYPVLYLQDGQNVFDEATSFSGEWGVDETLNQLAAAGERNAECIVVAIDNDGAHRLDEYSPWANAEYKKGGEGDQYTNFLALTLKPYIDAHYRTRPDAAHTAIAGASMGGLIALYAGLKYPMLFGRVGVFSPAIWFAKDSMLAYERRRPVPLASRFYFVAGPGESETMLPLMTEARNGLLAKGVQPNHIEFKAPADGKHAEWFWRREFGPAYRWLLAE
- a CDS encoding SusE domain-containing protein — translated: MTSWFTRLTAGVLLLAAANLTSCKKDESQVVIKPTAAPALTASTTTPNLALTTTNSNATAATFTYTAANFGYQSATTYTLQFDKKGGNFSSPVSYPGGTAAGAITLTTAQLVKVFTNLGYTYNSTSQVDARVVATVGNASAPQQASPVVTITGTPTPLCVANTFGGSWSLIGPAGDGWSSDRALTYDCYTQTFTLRSALNAGEFKFRANNDWSVNLGGNGDLSKGAALTTNGPNLSIATAGTYTITLSVNTDASGAVVGGTAVVK
- a CDS encoding SusC/RagA family TonB-linked outer membrane protein, translating into MKQPYLVKLRFLLLLVLGLTTSLGAWAQAGTGTVSGRVTDAKNGGLPGVTVLVEGTNVGGSTNADGTYTISGVPAGGHTLVISFVGYATSRVPVTVRAGQTTNVAAQSLAENATALGEAVVIGYGTQRRQDLTGAVEQISEKQFVKGQVTNPEQLIQGKVAGVQITTGGGAPGASTQILIRGGSSLSASNAPLIVIDGVPVDNTGLAGASNPLSLINPNDIESITVLKDASSTAIYGVRASNGVILVTTKKGVQGDQMHVAVSTQQSLAAPAKYVPVLTADQFRSVVKQYGTGNQQAVLGSASTDWQREIYRTAYTADNNVSLSGAAGFLPYRISTGYLYQEGILKRNDLKRYSGALNLSPVLLDGNLRIDLNLKGSWIDNNFSDQSAVGAAVNFDPTQPIYAANSPFGGYYESTDASGAILPLATRNPVGLVNQNRNISTVRRSIGNVQINYKLPYIKGLSANLNVGYDIQRGRGNTLIPASAASNYNRSIMVNGTTYRGGVNNQYAQDLNNTILEAYLKYENTVGPGRLDLLAGYSYQKFQNRSYAFGDYLANGIEYQPASLSYSGDNTFLNTNVLLSVYGRANYNIADKYLFTGTLRADNTSRFAEGKRTGYFPSGAFAWRIKGENFLKDNTAVSDLKLRFGYGQTGQQDLGPSYYPFLASLTLSNLAAQYQFGNTFYRTLRSDQYNPNITWETTTTYNAGLDYGFFDGRFYGSVDVYRRDTKNLLNYVNFPDLATLSNAGNANVGSLTNRGVELITNLDLVKGDKLNITVNANATYNHNEITQLSVNGNGGDQLTGGIGGGVGNTIQINRVGYPANSFYVNQQVYDQNGQPLEGVYVDRDGNGVINSSDRYIYKSARPQWILGGGANASYRGFNLAFTLRANLGNYVYNNLRSSSYYDQNSAGFVSNKNQEFLASRFTTAQYFSDYFVENGSFLRLQNLTLGYNFGELIKKGTSLNLSFAAQNLFLITNYKGLDPEIIGGIDNTIYPRPRTFTVGLNLGI
- a CDS encoding zinc dependent phospholipase C family protein, with the translated sequence MKSAFLSRLLGALLLGLLLLAQRPARAYSVLSHQANIDSCWLPCLRPAIERRFPGGTPDELREAKAYAYGGSIIQDMGYYPFGSKLFTNLTHYVRSGDFVENLLKEAHDRNEYAFALGALAHYAADIYGHELGINKAVPLLFPKLKAEYGPVVTYEQNPVAHGRTEFAFDVTQLAAGKYRSAAYHDFIGFKVSKEALERAFARTYGLELKQIIFNVDLALGSYRFAVRNLIPLASRAAWRANRHQLRKVNSRIRRRDYVYKQGKDEFEKEYGTVYEHPKLGARIVAGIIDILPKVGKLKSLKFIAPSPEAQALFRASFQQTMKTLCTFTNEQMAVTKPAPDLLNTDFDTGHPTKIGEYSLADRTYGEWVRELAKNDFKEISVPMRQNILAFFADTSRNPVDVEEKEKDNRAKTEEALARLRALKL
- a CDS encoding RagB/SusD family nutrient uptake outer membrane protein, whose translation is MQRNLTRTLGILSLAAGLSGLSSSCTKDLNQVPTYSATSNVVYSDPAQILQVLARLYATFAVSGQQGPAGNPDISGIDEGFSNYLRQYWQIQEVTTDEAVIGWNDGNLPSLNTLQWNADNEFVRATYDRVFYEISLCNEFIRQTSDANLSSRGITGATANTVRTYRSEARLLRALCYWHAIDLFGGGPFATEADAIGTTPQYKKGADMFTYVESELKALDGLDTSSGALLDPRAVYARADKGVLWTLLTKLYLNAKTYTGADRSTDAITYANKVLGAGYSLSPSYANLFLADNNTSTARNEIIFPITFDGTRTQTYGGMTYLVHAPTGRAITASSVGIDGGWSGLRTKPSITALFGSTTTNNPTDVRSQMFVFKGQNPNVDTLGQFTSGVLISKYRNVTSTGTPGSNLTFPDTDFPMFRLADVMLMYAEAVLRGGTGGSATQALAYVNAIRARAGAAPTTTGAFTLNSILDERARELFWEGHRRTDLIRFGVYTTGYNWAYKGGVKAGKDVESFRSLFPIPNTDRVANSNLPQNPGY